From the Candidatus Peribacteria bacterium genome, one window contains:
- a CDS encoding S-layer homology domain-containing protein, with protein sequence MHPLKRIGVGVLCACAIGTTLTSAASLSDITQSTDKAAIEYLKEKNIITGYADGTFRPEGTVNRAELLKILIGSLDISPSVQEYHDCFPDVKKQWFAPFVCYAKDKKLISGYADGTFKPDHPVNTVEAIKMIVNMYGYELMQTSSVAPYNDVDPSAWYAPYVHLAKSAGILEAQGQLGVSTAISRGKVSGMVYRSMKNRESSPAHFAADVLKKIIPSKRRGGGGNGQAQAPSSQSTSSQTILSSPTITFGAISKNYGDAAFALSPTSNSAGAFSYVSSNTGVATVAGNTVTLVAAGSTTITAIQAADGNYTSGVQTATLTVNTIAPTIGTFSNAVKQMGDIPFTITAPTSNSAGAFTFSSGNTGVATIVGSTVTLVSNGTSTITATQAANGNYTSGIQTMTLTVGPGECTTDPCLNAGVCTNGPGGTYSCSCVDIYSGDICELNDAGCNYDHGAIQGCVNHGVCVPDAFGGYCQCPADFCGTYCEQPDVDADPTDGYCAS encoded by the coding sequence ATGCATCCTCTGAAAAGAATAGGTGTCGGCGTTTTGTGCGCATGTGCGATCGGGACAACTCTGACCTCTGCGGCATCACTGTCCGATATTACACAGAGTACGGATAAAGCGGCTATCGAATACCTGAAAGAAAAAAATATCATTACAGGATACGCAGACGGAACATTCAGGCCGGAGGGCACTGTCAACCGCGCCGAGCTTTTGAAAATACTGATAGGCAGTCTGGATATCAGTCCCTCTGTGCAGGAATATCACGATTGTTTTCCGGATGTGAAAAAGCAATGGTTTGCGCCGTTTGTGTGTTACGCAAAAGACAAGAAGCTGATCAGCGGCTATGCAGACGGCACATTCAAGCCGGACCATCCTGTCAATACTGTTGAAGCTATCAAAATGATTGTGAATATGTACGGATACGAGCTCATGCAGACATCATCAGTTGCACCCTACAATGATGTGGACCCATCGGCCTGGTATGCGCCCTATGTGCATCTTGCAAAAAGCGCGGGCATTCTGGAGGCACAAGGGCAACTCGGCGTTTCCACCGCTATCAGCAGAGGAAAAGTGAGTGGCATGGTGTATCGATCGATGAAAAACCGTGAATCGAGTCCTGCACATTTTGCTGCGGACGTTCTGAAAAAAATCATACCATCCAAGCGACGAGGCGGAGGGGGTAACGGCCAGGCTCAGGCACCGAGCAGTCAGAGTACAAGCAGTCAAACCATCCTCTCATCACCAACCATCACATTTGGCGCCATCAGTAAAAATTACGGCGATGCGGCATTCGCACTGTCCCCCACTTCCAATAGCGCAGGTGCTTTTTCGTATGTGAGTAGCAATACCGGTGTTGCAACTGTTGCAGGAAACACGGTCACTCTTGTGGCAGCAGGAAGCACGACTATTACAGCAATACAGGCTGCAGATGGAAACTACACATCAGGAGTGCAAACAGCAACACTCACAGTCAATACCATTGCACCAACGATTGGCACTTTTAGCAATGCTGTAAAACAGATGGGGGATATTCCTTTCACAATCACAGCACCTACGTCCAATAGCGCAGGTGCATTTACTTTTAGCAGTGGCAATACAGGGGTTGCCACTATTGTAGGAAGTACTGTTACACTTGTTTCAAACGGCACTTCGACTATTACTGCAACACAAGCTGCAAATGGAAATTATACGAGCGGCATACAAACGATGACACTGACAGTGGGGCCAGGGGAATGCACGACCGACCCCTGCTTAAATGCAGGAGTATGCACAAATGGACCGGGTGGAACCTATTCTTGCAGCTGCGTCGACATATACAGCGGAGATATTTGCGAGCTGAATGACGCGGGCTGCAATTATGATCATGGCGCTATTCAAGGGTGTGTGAATCATGGTGTGTGTGTGCCAGACGCATTTGGCGGTTATTGCCAGTGTCCGGCAGATTTCTGCGGCACCTATTGTGAGCAGCCCGACGTGGATGCAGACCCGACAGATGGATATTGCGCATCATGA
- a CDS encoding YggT family protein: MEPTHSSRTRPLYRGTQAVWYIVGILEALLAFRFLLKLLAANAQAGFTSFIYTVTAPFAAPFLNVFRISRVEGSVVEWTTILAMLVYWLLAYAVIKLLVIGKPVSTPEAAVKLDMQDK, encoded by the coding sequence ATGGAACCCACACACTCATCACGAACGAGACCTCTCTACCGTGGCACACAGGCCGTCTGGTACATTGTGGGGATTCTTGAGGCATTGCTCGCATTTCGTTTTCTTTTGAAACTTTTGGCAGCAAATGCACAGGCAGGATTCACGAGTTTCATCTACACCGTTACCGCACCCTTTGCTGCACCGTTTCTGAATGTCTTCCGCATCTCCCGTGTGGAAGGAAGTGTGGTGGAATGGACTACAATTTTAGCGATGCTCGTGTACTGGCTTCTTGCGTATGCAGTCATCAAGCTTCTTGTGATCGGCAAACCCGTCTCGACTCCAGAGGCGGCGGTGAAGCTGGATATGCAGGATAAGTAA
- a CDS encoding immunoglobulin domain-containing protein — MRFPRLHFGAIIAMGSTMLCMSMVPVFADGLVPPTLTASVSNATVTLSWNVPGGTNHFVLRRSTSAAPSNMSEGTMILTTADNTTTSYEDVLLESGTYYYSIFGRSSGGGLTSGAGSADPLTVTVVAASSEAPVSHSGGGKRGKPGSGGGQAPTLAELRVLREQATTHAAAPESDMQTRVCDRVMSWFSTDEKMLGRVNERLMKRFGFVCEK, encoded by the coding sequence ATGCGTTTTCCACGTCTGCACTTCGGCGCAATTATTGCCATGGGAAGCACGATGCTGTGCATGTCTATGGTGCCGGTGTTTGCAGATGGATTGGTACCACCGACCCTCACGGCCTCCGTGAGCAACGCAACAGTGACGCTCTCCTGGAATGTTCCGGGTGGAACGAATCATTTTGTGCTCCGCCGCAGTACCTCTGCAGCACCATCCAACATGTCCGAAGGAACGATGATTCTCACGACTGCAGATAATACAACGACCTCATACGAAGATGTTCTTCTCGAAAGCGGTACATATTACTACAGTATTTTCGGGAGAAGCAGCGGCGGCGGTTTAACATCCGGCGCGGGAAGCGCAGACCCTCTGACTGTGACTGTTGTTGCAGCATCTTCTGAAGCACCGGTATCACACTCCGGAGGCGGAAAGCGTGGAAAACCGGGAAGCGGTGGCGGGCAAGCCCCCACGCTGGCAGAACTGCGTGTCCTGCGTGAACAGGCCACAACGCACGCAGCAGCACCCGAAAGCGACATGCAAACCCGTGTCTGCGACCGCGTGATGAGCTGGTTCAGCACTGACGAAAAAATGCTCGGCCGCGTGAATGAACGGCTCATGAAAAGATTCGGATTTGTGTGCGAGAAGTAA